The Alteriqipengyuania halimionae genome contains a region encoding:
- a CDS encoding Leu/Phe/Val dehydrogenase: protein MWDLPDYDDHEIVHFIRDIDSGLSAIIALHSTHLGPAGGGTRFWHYADKMGAVKDVLRLSRGMSYKNAMAGLPMGGGKAVILADDSRTKTPEMLEAFGRAVEGLGGKYVTAEDVGISVADMLEVAKQTSYVSGLPAQGDHAGGDPGPFTAFGIFLGIRAAVRHKLDRDSMDGVHVAIQGTGSVGGRLARLLAEDGAKLTLADINDDAANDLAAELGGETASTDEIMGVDCDVFSPNALGGILDDASIAALQAPIVAGGANNQLARPEHGRVLAERDILYAPDYVINAGGIISVAHEYFAKTEGREADVSDVRERIGEIPDRLVSIWEEAKDSGLTSAEVADKRAQTLIGRG from the coding sequence ATGTGGGACCTGCCCGATTACGATGATCACGAGATCGTCCATTTCATCCGCGACATCGATAGCGGTCTCAGTGCGATCATCGCGTTGCATTCGACCCATCTCGGTCCGGCCGGTGGCGGCACCCGCTTCTGGCACTATGCCGACAAGATGGGCGCGGTGAAGGACGTGCTGCGTCTCTCGCGCGGGATGAGCTACAAGAACGCGATGGCGGGCCTCCCCATGGGCGGTGGCAAAGCCGTGATCCTGGCCGACGATTCGCGCACCAAGACACCCGAAATGCTTGAAGCCTTTGGCCGTGCGGTCGAAGGGCTGGGTGGCAAATACGTCACTGCCGAAGACGTCGGCATTTCGGTCGCCGATATGCTCGAAGTGGCCAAACAGACCTCCTACGTCTCCGGGCTTCCCGCCCAAGGCGATCATGCCGGCGGCGATCCGGGCCCTTTCACGGCATTCGGCATCTTTCTCGGCATCCGCGCCGCCGTGCGCCACAAGCTCGATCGCGACAGCATGGACGGCGTCCATGTGGCGATCCAGGGCACCGGCAGCGTCGGCGGACGCCTGGCGCGCCTGCTCGCCGAAGACGGCGCGAAACTGACGCTCGCCGATATCAATGACGATGCGGCGAACGATCTGGCCGCCGAACTGGGCGGGGAAACCGCTTCGACCGATGAGATCATGGGCGTGGATTGCGACGTCTTCAGCCCCAATGCGCTTGGCGGCATTCTCGACGATGCTAGCATCGCCGCGCTGCAGGCACCGATCGTTGCGGGCGGTGCGAACAATCAACTGGCGCGTCCCGAACACGGGCGTGTGTTGGCGGAGCGCGACATTCTCTATGCGCCCGATTACGTCATCAACGCAGGCGGTATCATCTCCGTGGCGCACGAGTATTTCGCGAAGACCGAAGGCCGCGAAGCCGACGTCTCCGATGTGCGCGAGCGAATCGGCGAGATCCCCGATCGCCTCGTCTCGATCTGGGAAGAAGCGAAGGATAGCGGCCTCACCTCCGCAGAGGTTGCGGATAAGCGCGCGCAGACGCTGATTGGACGCGGATAG
- the rpmE gene encoding 50S ribosomal protein L31 — MKTDTHPEYHTIKVKMTDGTEFETRSTWGSEGDTLTLEIDPTSHPAWTGGGQRLLDKGGRVDKFNKRFGGLSLKKKEG; from the coding sequence ATGAAGACCGATACGCACCCCGAATACCACACGATCAAGGTCAAGATGACCGACGGCACCGAGTTCGAAACGCGCTCCACTTGGGGCAGCGAAGGCGACACGCTGACGCTCGAAATCGATCCGACCAGTCACCCGGCGTGGACCGGCGGCGGCCAGCGCCTGCTCGACAAGGGCGGTCGTGTGGACAAGTTCAACAAGCGTTTCGGCGGCTTGTCGCTCAAGAAAAAGGAAGGCTAA
- a CDS encoding 1-deoxy-D-xylulose-5-phosphate reductoisomerase yields the protein MTRSISILGATGSVGSSTLDLIRRNRDAWKVVALTANCSASELAKLAIEFSAEIAVVGDEACLGDLREALGASGIAAAGGASALVEAAARPADVIVAAIVGCAGLRPTMAAIERGGSVALANKEALVSAGDVMTAAVAQHGATLLPVDSEHNAIFQCLQGNRIEDVRRITLTASGGPFRTKSQAALDAATPKQAVAHPNWDMGAKISVDSATMMNKGLELIEAHHLFPVGLSKLDIVVHPQSVIHSMVEYRDGSTLAQLGPSDMRVPIASALAWPERMDTPMSPLDLPALGTLTFEAPDETRFPATRVAREAAEAGGGAPCVLNAANEIAVARFLADGCKFTDIVTINETVLERHSDDPAPQSLDDVMMLDEKARASARAVLETI from the coding sequence GTGACCCGGTCGATTTCCATTCTCGGTGCGACCGGATCGGTCGGCTCCTCGACGCTCGACCTTATTCGCCGCAATCGCGACGCCTGGAAGGTGGTCGCGCTGACCGCGAATTGCAGCGCGAGCGAGCTGGCCAAACTGGCGATCGAGTTCTCCGCCGAAATAGCCGTCGTCGGAGACGAAGCATGCCTCGGTGATCTGCGTGAGGCGCTCGGGGCCAGTGGGATCGCAGCGGCGGGTGGCGCGTCCGCGCTGGTGGAGGCTGCGGCGCGACCGGCCGATGTCATCGTGGCTGCAATCGTTGGTTGCGCAGGGCTTCGCCCCACCATGGCGGCGATCGAGCGCGGCGGATCGGTTGCGCTGGCGAACAAGGAAGCGCTGGTCTCTGCCGGAGACGTGATGACCGCTGCCGTCGCGCAGCATGGGGCGACGCTGCTGCCGGTCGATAGCGAGCACAACGCGATCTTCCAGTGCCTTCAGGGCAACCGGATCGAGGACGTCCGTCGCATCACCCTCACGGCGAGCGGCGGGCCGTTCCGCACCAAGTCGCAGGCCGCGCTCGACGCGGCGACGCCCAAGCAGGCGGTCGCGCACCCCAACTGGGACATGGGCGCGAAAATCAGCGTCGATTCGGCGACGATGATGAACAAGGGGCTCGAACTGATCGAGGCCCATCATCTGTTCCCGGTCGGCTTGAGCAAGCTCGATATCGTCGTTCACCCGCAAAGCGTGATCCATTCGATGGTCGAATACCGCGACGGTTCCACGCTGGCGCAGCTTGGCCCGTCGGACATGCGGGTGCCGATCGCCAGCGCGCTCGCCTGGCCCGAGCGAATGGACACGCCAATGTCCCCGCTCGATCTGCCCGCACTCGGTACGCTGACCTTCGAAGCGCCCGACGAGACACGGTTCCCCGCGACCCGCGTCGCACGCGAAGCGGCCGAGGCGGGGGGCGGTGCCCCGTGCGTCCTCAATGCGGCAAACGAAATTGCGGTCGCGCGTTTCCTCGCCGACGGGTGCAAGTTCACCGATATCGTTACGATTAATGAAACCGTGCTAGAACGACATTCGGACGATCCGGCACCACAGTCGCTCGACGACGTTATGATGCTGGATGAAAAAGCGCGGGCGAGTGCCCGTGCCGTCCTGGAGACGATCTGA
- the fabZ gene encoding 3-hydroxyacyl-ACP dehydratase FabZ: protein MADDTSFDIIKVLEALPHRYPLLLVDRVRSLEKGERIHAVKAVTFNEEFFQGHFPSRPIMPGVLQVEALAQAAAILGIETLELAGTGKLVYFMGIENAKFRAPVEPGCLLDLKVEFLQKRSRVYKFKGEASVEGKTTCNVEFTAMIADPPA from the coding sequence ATGGCGGACGACACGTCTTTCGATATCATCAAGGTGCTGGAAGCGCTTCCGCACCGCTATCCGCTGCTCCTCGTCGATCGGGTGCGTAGCCTTGAGAAGGGCGAGCGCATCCATGCGGTGAAGGCGGTGACCTTCAACGAGGAATTCTTCCAGGGTCATTTCCCGAGCCGTCCGATCATGCCGGGCGTGCTGCAGGTCGAGGCGCTGGCGCAGGCCGCCGCGATCCTCGGCATCGAAACGCTCGAACTCGCCGGGACCGGCAAGCTCGTCTATTTCATGGGAATCGAGAACGCCAAGTTCCGTGCGCCCGTGGAGCCTGGCTGCCTGCTCGATCTGAAGGTCGAATTCCTCCAGAAGCGCAGCCGCGTCTACAAGTTCAAGGGCGAGGCCAGCGTCGAGGGCAAGACGACCTGCAATGTCGAGTTCACCGCCATGATTGCGGACCCGCCTGCTTAA
- the bamA gene encoding outer membrane protein assembly factor BamA: MTATVSGRATLTLKSRSIAALLAATALGGFPAMAHAQDEAPATPAPDQASAPAAQMAPQKAEADTIRSITVVGAQRLEPDTIISYIRLRNGQPYTPEAADQALKDLAATGLFADYTIRNNQGNVVITVVENPVVNRIIFEGNDRLKQDKILPEIRLTSRQIFTRAKVRADVNRIVELYKRQGRFAATVEPKMVMLDQNRVDVIYEIDEGPKSKVRKINIIGNEVFSDGDLKGEMVTKEASLLRFLSGGTSYDPDRLAFDQQNLRKFYLTNGYVDFRVVSAVAELTPDRRDFIITYVVEEGERYKFGEVKVDSQIRDFDSKRMTSQLPMKTGEWYDAQDVEDTVERLTETAGAFGYAFVDVRPDFERNKEDGTMDVTFLINEAPRVYVERIDVNGNTLTQDKVIRREFRLAEGDAFNSFLIARTNARINSLGYFQEAFEVEQRQGSAPDRIILEANVEEKPTGELQLSAGFSSIENFIFQGSIRQKNFRGRGQTVGASASYSRYSKSAQLSFTEPYVFNRNISAGIDVYYRDLNSFNFFNNQRNTTYAQNQIGLEARVGIPITEYLSALARYTINFDDVTLDENQFFADLDGDGVSTCEPLLAGRYLCDALGERITSRISGSVIYDRLDNRIRPSRGHLVSFNAGFAGLGGDVSYLRLSMNAAKYFPLGSGFIFSLRGEGGAIRSLDDRDTRGLDNVRLTDRFFLGEPQIRGFDIRGVGPRVLRKPIVADEDGNPVIVEDRERITDDSLGGKAYYLGRAELEIPLGTGARELGLRPSIFADIGAVFALRDPILQSSPFPGGTLIPRRDSDGNPLFSQSYDTDNDGTVETVVTANPLAPDGTANLALGTTIPPFVEEYVGDTAAPRIAIGVGVNWNSPFGPFRIDFAHVLLKQEGDDTKAFTFNVGTQF; the protein is encoded by the coding sequence ATGACCGCAACAGTTTCCGGACGGGCAACTCTCACCCTCAAATCGCGCTCGATTGCCGCGCTCCTCGCCGCAACCGCGCTCGGCGGCTTTCCCGCCATGGCCCACGCGCAGGACGAGGCTCCGGCCACACCTGCGCCGGACCAGGCGTCCGCTCCGGCTGCGCAGATGGCGCCGCAGAAAGCCGAGGCCGACACGATCCGCTCGATCACGGTGGTCGGCGCCCAGCGGCTCGAACCCGATACGATCATTTCCTATATCCGCCTGCGAAACGGCCAGCCCTATACGCCCGAGGCGGCGGACCAGGCGCTGAAGGATCTCGCCGCGACTGGGTTGTTCGCCGATTACACAATCCGCAACAATCAGGGCAATGTGGTGATCACCGTGGTCGAAAACCCGGTGGTCAATCGCATTATCTTCGAAGGCAACGATCGCCTCAAGCAGGACAAGATCCTCCCTGAAATCCGACTGACCTCACGGCAGATTTTTACGCGCGCGAAAGTGCGTGCGGACGTCAATCGCATTGTGGAACTCTACAAGCGGCAGGGGCGCTTCGCCGCCACGGTCGAGCCCAAGATGGTCATGCTCGACCAGAACCGCGTCGACGTGATCTACGAAATCGACGAAGGTCCCAAGTCCAAGGTTCGCAAGATCAACATTATCGGCAACGAGGTTTTCTCCGACGGCGACCTCAAGGGCGAGATGGTGACCAAGGAAGCCAGCTTGCTGCGCTTCCTGTCAGGCGGGACCAGCTACGATCCCGATCGTCTCGCGTTCGACCAGCAGAATCTTCGCAAATTCTATCTGACCAATGGCTATGTCGATTTCCGCGTCGTCTCGGCAGTTGCTGAGCTGACGCCCGATCGCCGCGACTTCATTATCACCTACGTTGTTGAAGAAGGCGAGCGTTACAAGTTCGGCGAGGTCAAGGTCGATAGCCAGATCCGCGATTTCGATTCGAAGCGGATGACCAGCCAGCTGCCGATGAAGACCGGCGAATGGTATGATGCGCAGGACGTGGAAGACACCGTCGAGCGTCTCACCGAAACCGCAGGTGCCTTTGGCTACGCCTTCGTCGATGTCCGTCCGGATTTCGAGCGGAACAAGGAGGACGGCACGATGGACGTGACCTTTCTCATCAACGAAGCGCCGCGCGTTTATGTCGAGCGGATCGACGTCAATGGAAACACGCTGACCCAGGACAAGGTCATCCGCCGCGAATTCCGACTGGCCGAAGGCGATGCTTTCAATTCCTTCCTGATTGCACGCACCAATGCGCGGATCAACTCACTGGGCTATTTCCAGGAAGCGTTCGAAGTCGAGCAGCGTCAAGGCAGCGCGCCCGACCGGATCATCCTCGAAGCCAATGTCGAGGAAAAGCCCACCGGCGAATTGCAGCTGTCGGCTGGCTTCTCGTCGATCGAGAACTTCATCTTTCAGGGCTCGATCCGGCAAAAGAACTTCCGTGGTCGCGGACAGACGGTCGGCGCAAGCGCCAGCTATTCTCGCTATTCGAAGAGCGCCCAGCTGAGCTTTACCGAGCCTTATGTCTTCAATCGCAACATCTCGGCCGGGATCGACGTCTATTATCGCGATCTGAACTCGTTCAACTTCTTCAATAACCAGCGCAACACGACCTATGCGCAGAACCAGATTGGCCTCGAAGCGCGCGTAGGTATCCCGATCACCGAGTATCTCTCGGCGCTGGCACGCTACACGATCAATTTCGACGACGTGACGCTCGACGAAAACCAGTTCTTCGCCGATCTGGATGGTGACGGCGTATCCACCTGCGAGCCGTTGCTGGCGGGCCGTTACCTTTGCGATGCACTGGGCGAACGGATCACGTCCCGGATCAGCGGGTCCGTGATCTATGACCGGCTCGACAACCGTATTCGTCCCTCTCGCGGCCATCTGGTCTCGTTCAATGCCGGTTTCGCCGGCCTTGGCGGTGATGTCAGCTACCTGCGCCTGTCGATGAACGCGGCCAAGTATTTCCCGCTTGGAAGCGGGTTTATCTTTTCGCTTCGCGGGGAGGGCGGCGCGATCCGCTCGCTCGACGACCGCGATACGCGTGGTCTCGACAATGTCCGGCTTACGGACCGGTTTTTCCTCGGTGAGCCCCAGATTCGCGGTTTCGATATTCGAGGTGTCGGGCCGCGCGTGCTGCGCAAGCCGATCGTAGCCGACGAGGATGGCAATCCCGTCATCGTCGAAGATCGTGAGCGGATTACCGACGACTCGCTCGGCGGCAAGGCGTATTATCTCGGTCGCGCTGAGCTCGAAATCCCGCTCGGCACCGGGGCCCGTGAACTCGGGCTGCGGCCGTCCATCTTCGCCGATATCGGCGCCGTGTTCGCCCTGCGCGATCCGATCTTGCAGTCCAGCCCGTTCCCCGGCGGCACGCTCATCCCGAGGCGCGACTCCGACGGCAATCCCCTGTTCAGCCAGTCATACGATACTGATAATGACGGCACGGTAGAAACCGTCGTGACCGCAAATCCGCTGGCGCCGGACGGCACCGCCAACCTGGCGCTTGGCACGACAATTCCTCCTTTCGTCGAGGAATATGTCGGCGACACAGCCGCGCCCCGCATCGCGATCGGCGTCGGTGTAAACTGGAATTCGCCTTTCGGCCCCTTCCGGATCGACTTCGCCCACGTCCTGCTGAAGCAGGAAGGCGACGACACAAAGGCCTTCACTTTCAATGTAGGAACGCAATTCTGA
- a CDS encoding prolyl hydroxylase family protein has protein sequence MLSPGDTTPDILRAHPGVKRVPSPKLELFMCDDFLPPDLCDRLIELIEADRRPSTVADYNGDAAFRTSETCDLDVKHPAVIDLERRLHTFNGMDPAHGETPQGQRYAVGQEFKQHTDWFNPGGADWEKYCSTAGQRTWTFMIYLNEVEAGGGTRFKVLGKTVQPKRGKLLCWNNRKPDGSGNVNTLHHGMKVRAGVKYVITKWYREKPWG, from the coding sequence ATGCTTTCACCCGGCGACACCACGCCCGATATCCTGCGTGCACACCCTGGCGTCAAACGCGTCCCGAGCCCCAAGCTCGAACTGTTCATGTGCGACGATTTTCTCCCGCCCGACCTGTGCGATCGCCTGATTGAATTGATCGAGGCCGATCGCCGACCCTCTACGGTCGCCGATTACAATGGCGACGCGGCGTTCCGCACCAGCGAAACCTGCGATCTCGATGTAAAGCACCCCGCCGTGATCGATCTCGAACGGCGGCTCCATACCTTCAATGGCATGGATCCCGCGCACGGAGAGACGCCGCAGGGCCAGCGCTATGCGGTGGGGCAGGAATTCAAGCAGCACACCGACTGGTTCAATCCCGGTGGCGCCGATTGGGAAAAATACTGCAGCACGGCGGGCCAGCGGACCTGGACCTTCATGATCTATCTGAACGAGGTCGAAGCTGGCGGTGGCACGCGCTTCAAGGTGCTGGGCAAGACGGTCCAGCCCAAGCGCGGCAAACTGCTGTGCTGGAACAACCGCAAGCCCGACGGCAGCGGCAACGTCAACACGCTCCACCACGGCATGAAGGTGCGCGCGGGCGTCAAATACGTGATCACCAAATGGTATCGCGAGAAACCGTGGGGCTGA
- a CDS encoding OmpH family outer membrane protein, which translates to MKFKALLVAATVSVAALATPAAAQVQGNIAVVNSPLAIAQTTALQSAYQQISTTYQTQRTTIQERQQQQQTLLQQLDTNSDGNLDENEQRAAQGTPQAQQYAQLEEEIAGLQNQIDRARVYAVEQLLRAYSPALQQLLTQNNVQVLLSPEAILFAQPGADMTQKVVDAVNASTPSVAAVPPADWQPSRQAVAVFQQVQQILMAAAQAQAQQQQQPQQQPSSDSRM; encoded by the coding sequence ATGAAATTCAAAGCACTTCTCGTCGCCGCGACCGTATCGGTCGCCGCTCTCGCGACGCCCGCAGCGGCACAGGTTCAGGGCAATATCGCCGTGGTGAACTCGCCGCTGGCGATCGCGCAGACGACCGCTCTGCAGTCAGCGTATCAGCAGATTTCGACGACGTACCAGACGCAGCGGACCACGATCCAGGAGCGCCAGCAGCAGCAGCAGACCCTGCTTCAGCAGCTGGACACCAACAGCGACGGCAATCTCGACGAGAACGAACAGCGCGCGGCCCAGGGCACTCCCCAGGCTCAGCAATATGCGCAGCTCGAAGAAGAAATCGCTGGGCTGCAGAACCAAATCGATCGCGCGCGCGTCTACGCCGTCGAACAGCTCCTGCGTGCTTATAGCCCGGCTCTTCAGCAGCTCCTGACCCAGAACAACGTCCAGGTCCTGCTTTCGCCCGAAGCCATCCTGTTCGCGCAGCCTGGCGCCGACATGACACAGAAGGTCGTCGACGCCGTCAACGCATCGACACCTTCGGTGGCCGCCGTTCCGCCGGCCGATTGGCAGCCCTCGCGTCAGGCTGTGGCCGTCTTCCAGCAGGTTCAGCAGATCCTGATGGCGGCCGCGCAGGCGCAGGCCCAACAGCAGCAGCAGCCTCAGCAGCAGCCGAGCAGCGATTCGCGGATGTAA
- the rseP gene encoding RIP metalloprotease RseP, producing the protein MFDSPNILIYLLAFALVLGPLVLVHELGHYLVGRWFGVKAEAFSIGFGKEIAGWTDKRGTRWKLSLLPLGGYVQFAGDMNPASIPDRDALDRVTAESRAEQFHFKPLWQRTLIVLAGPVTNLLVAIAIFAAFFMLIGKPVSQDAEQESVVTAFADDSPAREAGVRLGDQVVAVDGEETGTFFEVQREIAYRPSTAITVTVRRDGQDIDIPITTTRMSVTDKFGNTSDIGLIGVESRPQPPKLVRTGPVEAVALAGKQSVMIVDMMISGIGQIITGKRSVQELGGPVKIAKYSGEQLTLGTLAFINFIALISINLAFINLLPIPTLDGGHLAFYAAEAVRRKPIGPRGQEWAFRTGLAFVLMLMLFVTVNDIAQLPVFGG; encoded by the coding sequence TTGTTCGATAGCCCCAATATCCTGATCTACCTGCTGGCCTTTGCGCTGGTGCTGGGCCCGCTGGTGCTGGTGCACGAGCTTGGGCACTATCTCGTCGGCCGCTGGTTCGGCGTGAAGGCCGAGGCTTTCTCGATCGGTTTCGGCAAGGAAATCGCCGGCTGGACCGACAAGCGCGGCACACGGTGGAAGCTATCGCTCCTTCCGCTGGGCGGCTATGTCCAGTTCGCCGGGGACATGAACCCCGCCAGCATTCCCGACAGGGATGCGCTCGACCGCGTTACGGCGGAATCGAGGGCCGAACAATTCCATTTCAAACCGCTGTGGCAGCGCACCCTGATCGTGCTGGCGGGGCCGGTGACCAATCTGCTCGTCGCGATCGCCATCTTTGCGGCGTTCTTCATGCTGATCGGCAAGCCGGTTTCGCAGGATGCCGAACAGGAAAGCGTGGTGACGGCGTTTGCCGATGATTCGCCGGCGCGGGAAGCGGGCGTCCGGCTCGGCGATCAGGTCGTTGCGGTGGACGGAGAGGAAACCGGCACCTTCTTCGAAGTCCAGCGCGAGATCGCCTATCGTCCTTCGACGGCGATTACCGTTACCGTGCGGCGCGACGGCCAGGACATCGACATTCCGATCACGACCACACGGATGAGCGTGACGGACAAGTTCGGTAACACCAGCGATATCGGCCTGATCGGTGTCGAATCGCGCCCGCAGCCGCCCAAACTCGTGCGTACGGGACCGGTCGAGGCCGTCGCTCTTGCGGGCAAGCAGAGCGTGATGATCGTCGACATGATGATCTCCGGCATCGGCCAGATCATAACCGGCAAACGCTCTGTTCAGGAGCTGGGCGGCCCGGTAAAAATCGCTAAATATTCCGGCGAACAGCTGACGCTCGGGACGCTGGCTTTCATCAATTTCATCGCATTGATCTCGATTAACTTGGCATTCATTAACCTCCTGCCAATTCCGACGCTCGACGGCGGGCATCTGGCTTTCTACGCGGCCGAAGCGGTCCGCCGGAAACCCATCGGCCCCCGTGGACAGGAATGGGCGTTCCGCACCGGTCTGGCATTCGTGCTGATGCTGATGCTGTTCGTCACCGTAAACGATATCGCCCAGCTGCCGGTTTTCGGCGGATAG